AGAAACACTTCCACTCTCCTTCTCAATAAACTCCAAGTCCCAACTGGATGGGCAGATTCATCCCTGTGAAGACATCTGTCACAGGAAAACCAATGAAGTTCAGAGAGGTGAGAGAGGATCCAGCTGGAAATATGACTGCCACGACATTATGTAACACTCTGAACCTGTCCATCCTAAGAACAGGGCCTCAAAGCCCTTAACCACAGTGTAGCTAAGGACCACACCATGCAGTCCACCCACCTGTGAAAATCAGTagtatctctttctctctctctcctcccctttccctccctgtccccatgCCCCTCCAGTAACTATCAGAAGTTATCCATTTCCTTCCGTCTACCAGAAATAAAGGGAATGAAAGCAGAGTCCCATAGGGCAAGCCAAGGTATAGAAGAAAAGACTCTTCCAGGCTATTCCTCTGCTACTTTATTTGAATCAGCTCAGGCATTCACTCTGTGCGGTTTCTTTTTTCCACACCAGAATAAAACTTAGCAGAAGCCAGGGTAAAGAGACAGTGAGCAGACTGAGTTAACACACGGTTCTTGATGGGGTGGGGACTTCCTCTGGACCTGTGAAGGGTCAGGGGTGAGGTCACTGTTCTCCTCCTAAGCTGCCTTTGGTTCGTATTCCACTGGGGCAGAAAAAGCAACAACAGTGACTGATGTTCACCCCAGTTCTGTCCACCCCAGGAGATACGGTTTAAGAGCCAACCCCACAGGCCTCCAGCCCAGCCCTTGCCCAGCCCGTGACTTGCTTCCCAGAGTATAGCTCTCTGCAGCTGACATTTCTCAGTGTGCTTGCTATCTGAAGGAGGATTGAAAACGTCATCAGTTCTCAAATCCAGTTGCTTTTTCCCCTGCGATCTCAACTTCCCCGGGGCAGGGCAGGTTTTAGGGAAGTAGGAGTTGGAAAGAGAAATAGTATCTTGTCTCCAGGACCATCCCACCAGAAAAGCCTCTTAAACCAAGGATCCAGTTCCTCTGAAATACAGAGGTGAGCACAGAGCACCAGAGTGTAGAACTGTTCTCACCAGCCCTTCGCATTACGATGGACTACCTGTCCTCATAATATTTTGACGTGTCTAGTCCCAAGTGTGACTCTAGCTGCCCTGATGGAAGATAAAACATTATATGGTCAGTGCATCTGACCATCTCAAGAGAGAAGGTCCATCCACTTACTACACCAAGGGACCCACAGTTTCTTTTCAACAAAGACCACACCTCCAACCTCTCTGCCAACTACTACTATAAACTACTTCCTTTTGTTAATCAGAAATaaagtcaaaaaagaaataaaacctgaGTCCCATTGGATGAGGCAAGATGTGGAGGAAAGAGGCCCACTGTTGGAAGACAACATTTCCTgtgagaaatgagagagaaaatgttGGTAAGAAGGGGGCCACCGACTCATCTTGGCGACCACCTAGTCGCCTAACTCAGCATGCTTATTTGCAAACAAGAGAGACAAAGTCCTGAGAAATCCCGCCAGTATCAGAACCAAGATAAGCTGCCTTCTGTTGAAACCAACCTAACACGCTGTGTGGCAATTCAGGCACAAAATGGGCTTTTAGGTAGTTCATCGCCTCAATTTGGAGGGTGATGTTACAGGATAATAGACTTGGAAGAAATGGCAGAACGCAAGAAGTGTGTGAGAAGCGGGTGGCATCTTCCTTAGAATTGTAGGACAAAACGGAAGGACTAGGATgagttaagaaaatgaaatagtcCTTTTAACAAACATTTTCCACAAAGGCCCATTGAGACCTCATTCTGTGGCAGGAGCATTTACCGTGAAGCTCCATTCAGTGGTGAGCAGAGCTGCTAGCTCCCAGCTTTTTGGGAGATCTGTGTTCTCGTGGGCCTGTTTGGAAGAGGGAAAAGCAGAGCGGCTGGAATGGACAGAGGAGCTTGAAATACAAAGGGCAAGGTGGAACACTGTTTTCTATTGCTCCGCCTTCTCTCTAAGAATAAAAGTCACCAAGGAATCAGTGAATAAACTCTTAAGGAATCATTTTGGCTGGTGTGGGAAGGTGCTTTACAACAAGATGCAGGTTGAGAGAAAAGCAGACACCAAACCATCCTCAAGTGCGGCAGgaagtgttaaaaaaaatataaagaggaaGCCATGATGAGACTCACCATTCAAGGAATCTGGCACTCAAACATCTTGTTACCTGTTTATTACCAGAAATATGGGAGAGTAGGTTGCACTCCATTCTCTTCTACTCAACCAACTTTTGCTAAAACCTACGTGTTTGCTCAGTTCTTGAATGAAGATAAtggaggatgagggagaaagaacttttttctttcttttctctttctttccttccttcctttctttcttttttctttttctttctttctttctttctttctttctttctttctttctttctttctttctttctttctttctctctctctctcttttttggttttttgagacagggtttctctgtgtagctttggtgcctttcctagaactcactctgtagcccaggctggcctcaaactcacagagacccacctggctctgcctcccgagtgctgggattaaaggcatgtgccaccaccacccggcgagaaAGAACTTTCAATGTCTGTTGAAATTTGTTCTATGgaacttaatattagttataaagAGAGGCCAAAATAAGTCTTCCTGACTCACATAATCATTGCTCAGCTTCTCTATTGCGAAGTCACAAAAGCACTTCAAACCCATATTCAAAAGCCCAGCCTGATCTCACTGCCTCAAGCATCCACTCCCTGATACTACCCACTCTCACCTCCCACATCCAGTCTCTAAGACTTGGTCCTTGTCTAGTTCTCTAGCTCAGctatcccttcccctcccacagcTAAGCTGTGATAAAATCCTCCCTCCTGGACTACGGCTATGGTATAGTTTCTCTAATTCACTCAGTTCTCCCACTTACTCCATCACCAACTCAACAGCCTCAGCTAATTCACTGATTTATGTAGATGCCTGACCAGTGGTTTAACGGATTTCATCCACTAGGCTGAAAGCTCCATGCACACAGGACTTTGTTTCTAGACTATATCTTTAGACTTTCCAGTGCCCAAATGTGTGACAGACATATCCTACCTACATAAGCAAATTCTTGAGTGCCTCCCAATGATGGTGATTCTGCATCCCAGACTCCCAAATACACAGGCAGAAACCTTTGAAGAGATCTGTCACATCTGCAGAGGTTCTGGTTCTACTGATTTGTGGCAGGTAGAGAAGCCAGGGATAGCCCCCAAAGACCCCAAAACACAGAAGATAAAACATTAAGACTTACTCAGCCCCTGATGTCAAAAGTGCAAAGACTGGGAAGaaaacatattttgatcacactgaATCAGCTCTCCTAGACTCAAGTGTTTGTGGAAATACATTTGCTGCCCGCAGACACCATGAGACCAGTACTTCACGCACATGAATATCCACATTCAGTGACTTTTAAGTTCTCTACAGGCAAGAGACATTTTAATGACCACTGGCGAAACACTTCCTAGGCCCAGGACCGGGGTGGGACTTAGTTGTTCAATACCTGCTGAAAAGCCTTCTTTAACCTAAAAGCAGGGGGGAGGTCTCAAAATTGAGGACCGGACTTGAGCTGCCCTGAAGAGGCCGCCTTATCTCATATGTATGACCAAGGGGCAGCAAAGGCTAGTGACATCACAAGAGAGCCCCACCCGGCTGCTAAGCCACACCGCTTTGCAGTCACAATGGCTTAGACCTTAAATACACGGACTCCCGGCCCTGCCGGCCTTTCAAAGCCCCTCATTTTGGCAGAAATTACAATGTCGACCACCCGAAAGCTAAAGAGTCATGGCATGAGGAGAGGAAAAAACCGAGTTCCTCACAAGGGTGTCAAGAGAGGAGGTAGCAAGAGAAAATACCGGAAGGGCAGCCTGAAGAGCAGGAAACGGGGCGATGATGGTAAGTGAAGGGTGAGGAGAGCAGTTCAAGTTCAAGGGCGTGCTCTCCCGGCCACCTTCATGGAGGCCATCCTCAGGCGGAACCGGCAATCCCAACCTCAGATGCTAGGGCTCCAGGGGATGAGGTCCTTAGGGACGAGGATGTTGATGGCTGTTTTAACAGGTGTCTTTGTTGTAAATCTGTCCTTCCCCCACAGCAAGTCGCACTTACCGCTCCCACTTGTGACGCGGCGACGCACTCTGCCCTGGTGGACTTCAAACAGCACCAGGCAGCAACGGAAGAGCGGAGGGGGACTGCCACAGAGACCGGAAGTTAGACCAAAGCCAGAGAAAGATCCCATCGAGAGTGGGTAAAATGCCAGGCGTGACGAAGTAAGGGATGTATATGTTGGCTGTTTCTCCCCAACATCTCAATaacaattttgaaaacaaaaataaacttgtgAAAACTTGAAATTTTCTTTGATCTTTTGGTTGGAAAATATTGGTTTCTGAGCTTAGGCAGGGTTGGAGGTAAGACCATTAGACGTGACCCCTCTGGTTCATCTTGAATCACACCTTGAGGATGTTCTAACTTTGTGTATTTGGGTCTAGGTTGGACCCTTACCTGGGTAGCAAGGAATGTACTGTAAAACATGGCATGGCAGGTGTGGACATAGTCACTGGACTAAGTCCTTAGGGGACTTGTCTTAGGAACAGCCTCACACTGCCTGGGTGATGTTTCCTCAACCAAGGCCAACTGTTCCTAGTTTCATGGTCTTTTTGGAAAGCGAAATTAGGGCTTAGCCACAAAACCCTGTTTTGACCTTATGAGATGGCTTGGATAGAGGGCTTCTAAGTGGCCTCAAGGTCCCCTGAGTTGGAGACTTCTCTGCTCCCCTGGGCTTCCTTCAGATGACCCTGGGTGGAGAGTCTgtgcagaggcaacaggaaggtCAACGCTGGAATGACCACTAGAAGACTGGGAAAGACCAAGCTTCCGGGAAAAAAGCTGGTGCTCTGAGCTGGCCCTGATTTGACGGGCTTGCTTGCCCTGCAGAGAACAGCTCCAGATTCCCATTGTGATCTAGCGACTGGATATTGGTTGGCGTGTCCAAGGGAAAGATCTTGAGGGCACACTGGCCCCCTGCTTCTGAATGAGACAAGACAGTATCTTaggcaccacccccaccccattcaaCCCGTTACTCAATGTGCATCCATTTGGTGATTGAGCATAAAGTGAGTCATCCAGTGCCTAGAAACATAATTCAGACAGGCCATAGTCAGAGCTAGGGAGCTTCCCTATCAAACTCGCCCAGTTGGATCTCCAGCCATGTGTGAGGGAaatgaacctggatcctctgaaagaatcAAGTTGAACTCTACAATAACTTCTATGCCAGGTAGTAGCAGTTCAAGCAATTTGACAGTGGttgtggcgtatgcctttaatcccagcactggggaggcagagcctgggctagagttccaggaaaggtgcaaagctgcacagagaaaccctgtctcgaagaaaagaCTACAGCTCTGTTCTGTTCACCTCACTGTGTCCCAGTACTCAATGCTTGCTTGGTTCCAGTTGGAGGCCCAGTCACTTTGTGATGCCAAGAGGACACCTGCCAGGATGCTGAAGACTGTGGAACTGGCCAGAGAGAAGTGTTTCAGTTGACAGTCCCATCTAAGACATATATGAAGTTCTCAGgttttttttggtcttgctttggttcagtttctgcctccacttaCTCCCTTTTGGAATGTGATAGTATGTGATTGTTGGACATAGCTAGAAATGTGGTGGTTCACATGAGAATGGCCCTTATAGGCTTTAACTGTttaggattagaaggtgtggctttgttgtatgTCACTGGTGTTTGGTGTGAGACCCACGGGGCCCAGTCACTTTCCCAGTCCTGACCTGCAGATCAGGATTTaaagctacttctccagtgccataccatgcctgcctgtgtgctaaTGGATGGTCATGGTCATGTGTAGACAGTAACATTTCATAACAGCCTAAGATGCTAAAGACCCCTGGACCTAGTTATGTAGATCTTCTCCCAACCACGCAGCACTTAGAAGTTGGTCAACATGAGGACCTAGGATTCAATAACTCACACCTACCCAGAGCATCAAAAGGAATCAGATGAACTGAGATCTCCACACAAAGGCCTACAATGGAGTAAAATAAGTGTGTAGGTCTGGCTACAGGGTTGCCTCAGGGACTGAATGGAAACCACATCATTCACCACAAAGCAAGTTGGGCAACACAACCCCCAAGAGATGCGCACCGTGACCTGCTTGAGTCACAGAAGCTCTTTGTGGGATGAGGCCTCTGGCTGGGGGAACAGTGGTGGGCTGGCCTTAATTTCATCTCAGAAAAGCTGGCATGGTGCCCAGCCTGTGTTGCAAGGGCAGGTGGGTAGAGGCACCCATAAGAGGGAGACAGGTGTGGGCAAAGACTTGGACAAACAGAAATGTCTCTCTATCTTTCAGTCTGGATCTTTTTAAAGTTACAGTGCTAGCAGACACTCCCAACATGGTGGTGTGACCCTGAGGGGGTCCgttgtctccatctccctgggTCGCACAGACCACATTCAACCCTGCTGAACGAAAGACAACGGTTTACTGGATCACTGGAGGGTGAGAACTAAGGGGAGCCCTTCTGTGGAACAGACCATCCCTGTATTTCACTATCACCCCCCATTAAATGTCCACCACAGTTTAACAAGGGTGGTCTTTCTATTCAACCCATGTAAGTTTCTGGCTGTCTGAATTGTAGTACTGAAATTACAGAGTTCTGTCTCAATGGTCCTAATGGAGCCCAGCTTCCCTAAACGCACGAGAGGACCTCTCAGGTTGGGGAAATATCCTCCCCACTGACTCAACCAGGTTTGTTGATTGCACACAAACCATATTTATAGCTTCTGAGAACAGTCGTTATTCCATGAACAGAGCGAAAGGCCATTGCACTGTGTTCTGGTACTTGAATGTTCCCCCTGAGAAAAACTTGTACTTAGTGTGTTTAACAGCTGCTCACTAAAATTCACTAAGTGAATGGAGGGGGTGCTCCTGACAAGAGACATTGTGCATTTAGCTCCCATGGGGGAATCAAAGGAACAAGGAAAGAATTTCACAGTCCAAGGCTGTCTACTCCAGTCTTAGAGTCTAGGGCCCAGTGTGTTGTAGAGAGGACACCGACTAGACTCACTGTCGCCCTAACTCTGGCAGAGTACTGTCAACCACCTCTCCCCTTTTAGCCCCACTGGGTGGTCAGATCCCCTTTAATCTAATATAGTGTTAGAATGTTCTTTAACACAGTGGAGCCCTCCAACAGACTGGAAGCTTCATGAAGCTAGGGATCAATTGGTTTCTCAGTGGGGCAAATGTCAGCATTCACCACCATAACTGACTACCCTGACTGAATAAGTATTCATTCAATGTGTTTATTAGCTCATTGTTATTCAGAGTTATTAGCTAATTTGTATAGAATTAAAAGTGCCTCTCATGGCAAACTCGGAAACCTTGTAACTGTAAAGCTGAGTTGGAAAAAGCAGGTCAGAACTGAAGGGCGAGTTCTGCAGGGTGAAAAATGTATGGCTGCTGGAACAAAATAGGTTGTCTTTGAAAAGGACAGGTGTCTTTCAAAACTCAGAGTGACATTCCGCTGAGCTAAGAGACTAAAACTGAGGTCTGGGGAAGATAGAAGGCACACACTGCCACTAATGGAGTTAAAtgagaaagccaccagccagtGGTGTCCAAGagacaacaggaagaaaactGTGTGGAAAGATTTGCATCTAGAAGGCTGCTgtgttctggaatgttctcagCATCCCTAGATTCCAGagtcagaagaaacagaaggggtcACGGATGGAAACATACCTCGGAGTCCTGCATTCTGCATCACACAGAGCTAAGTACTAACCTCTCTGCCTCTAATTCATAATTGAAGACAGAGAATTATGGGATGGCTCCATGTTCAAAGGTGCTTGTTATGGCAAATGGCAACTTGAGTTCAACCCGAGCCCCATAtgatgagagaactgactctggaaggttgtcttctgacttctgctcATGCACCATAGCATGtgcccagctacacacacacacacacacacacacacacacacacacacacacacaccaaatagacTTCAGACTTTCATAGTTGTGGAAGACTTCAGACTTTCAATGTTGTGGAAGacacagactgagcaagtcaaaCTGGACCATGGAGCTTATCTGGGGATCCCAggaagaaaattgaaacaaacaaaaacactaactATTAATACTCATCATTAACACTAAAtactaaacaaaagcaaaaactattAATAGTAAAAATTCTTGGACCCAGAAATTTCAGCTGAAGGATCTGCTGAGGCTCTCTCCATGTTAGAGGTTAATCCCCAGTATAACAACATTAAAGCCCCTATTAGGTGATTTGGACCATGAGAGATTCACCTTCTTAAAGGGCTGAAGAGAACTAGTAGGCCGTTCAGAGTCACCACCCCACCCCGACACTCAGAGGATGTTTAAGATGTCATCTTGGAaccagagatcaggcctcagcaGACACCTAATCTGTCCCTTGACCTTAAATGAAGTTCTACTGTTTATAAATGACCacatctcaggtattttgttatagtagtaTGAACTACATCATATGTTCTCTGTACCAAAAGTGTTCAATATAGACTTTAAAAGCCTAATTTGGACCTCTCCATTACAGTACATCCTAGTCAAGTTACTTCTATGCCTTCCATGCCATTATTCTCTAGCAGTCAAAAAGACTACATATGGAGGTGGTTAttcatttgtttctgagacagggttttgctttgtatcccaggctggtctggaactctccaCATAGCCCACCTCTAATTCCCAAGCCctttacctcagcctcctgagtgctgagaatacaaGCATGTTCCTCCATAGCTcaagcacatatgtgtgtatgcagagacaacacagagacacatatagcTTTTCAAGTCATATTATTAGGTAAGGGAGACACAAAACAATTCACGCCATGCAATTGCCTTTAAATGTAAGAATATGAAGCTTTAAAACATAGTGAGTGGGCTacagacatggctcagaggttaagagcactgactgctcttccagaggtcctgagttcaattcccagcaaccacatggtggctcataaccatctgtaataggatTAGTACACGAACATGAATAAATACAACATAGTGAGAATACAAGTGTACATAaatatgcatatctgtgtgtgtgtgtgtgtgtgtgtgtgtgtgtgtgtgtgtgtgtgtgtgtgtgtgtgtgtatttgtgggagcccattttcaggttcctcttggctttacccagcaggtccacatagaggatgattggaccacgggcctgagtgcaggtgtctgagatggtttgcacttggctgtgctggggggaggtcttttgcaccaccccttggcgtttctataaatactctagggcagagacagtcagggcccatcggaataggttccaggccctctcaatgctatcctgtattttctgtttatctccacaatctaaatccttctatctaatatttcctgctactcacactcaagaaaactctgggaaactgtggggttggtgggtagccaCCCTGCATATattaacagaaatatttttaatttttctttatcataCATCACACAGAATGATGGGTTTTGTTAAAACATTCATGCTTGTATATAATGTAAGTTTATCAAAtgtatacataatttttttatattttaaaaatattttcgcCACATTGTTGACACTGATCATCTCTCAAGAAAGGGATGaaactaaaagaacaaagaaggcATTTGATTTGTCTAGATACTGTAAACTTTATTACACGTTACTTCTATAACTAACTTCGGTTTCATGTCTTCGGGCTGTGAGCAACTTCTATCTGGCAGAAAATGGGAACATCCACAGTCCCTCAGGGAAGAGTCTCTTTGTTCTGAGGGAATGGCCCAAAAGAGGCTTTTAATGATATATGGACGGACTCTCTTCTGCGCCTGAGATATACTTGATAGGAGAAAAGGGTCTTTGGAGCACTAATCTTTCCTATGTTAACATGGGTTAGAGCAAAATGAACCAGACAAGGAGTGTTTGAGGATATATTTCATGTGTCCTagctgagaaaggaaggagaagccaGAGGAATGGTGAGCCACGTGTGTCCCACCCATTACAGGATGCTTAGCATTTGAACCTCTATGGTTAGAGGTTTGAGGACAGAGCGTGGAATTTCATAGTTCTCACaggaggctggcttcagactgtGCTTATGCTATGAGCAGATACTCAAGTGAAGGCCTATCACAAGACACCCTTTCTTTTTTGCCTATGTGAGATCATGCCTACAGACCACAATGGGTGCTGACTGGGGATGGTGCCTTCTGTATATCCAATAGCTCATTACCGTGCAGTGAAGTGCTTGGCTCGTATATTTATTCATATCTGCTTACGTTACTTGCTAATTCTCTTGGGTTTTTAATTATCTCAATGTGTTTTAGGTACACCATCAGTGAATTGTGTCTACCTAAATGTTTTCAACTGATGTTCTTAGCCCCAGTACTTAAAGATGTGGCTGTATttagagacaggagctgaagAGAGGTTAAGCTAAAATGAAGCTATGAGAATGAACACTGATACCATGGACTAGTGTTCCCCTATGATGACAAAATTTGGATATGCAAATGTACCAGAGGTGTATGTACATCCAGGGACAACCATGTTGATGCAGATACAGATGATACAGCAAGAGGTGGGCAAGCTAAGAAGACGGACCTCTGAAGAAACCAGAAATGTTGCCCTTTCGATCTGAGTCTTGCGGTCTAAAAAGCTGTGAGATTAATTTCCATGCCACAGTGGTATTTTATATTGACAACCCTAGTAAGCCAATATGTCATCATGCAATCAGAAAATAATATGAATTTTAGCTGTCTTTTCCACAGAGTTCTCCCTCTCATCTGCTTCCTGTCCATTCACTTTGGCTACTATATTCacactttttaaagtttaaaggTTAACCATGAGAGAAGAGGTCCTCACTGATTTTCTAATAAGTTCATGCTTACTGGCCTCCTAGCCTGAAGAgttgactttaaaaaatatggcatctcagccgggtggtggtggtgcacgccgttaatcccagtactcgggaggcagagccaggcggatctctgtgagttcgaggccagcctgggctaccaagtgagctccaggaaaggcgcaaagctatgcagagaaaccctgtcttgaaaaacacacacacacacacaaaaaaatatggcATCTCAATTAATTCCATGAAGTTGACATCTCAATTAATTCCATGAAATTAACAGTGATATCCTATGTGAGAGTAACTAACTTGTCTGGGGTTGTCAAATGCCTTTCATATTCTCTCTTATAACCAAACAATTTActggtaagaaagaaagaaaatttcaataGAGTGTGGAGATGAATGCCTAGAAccccagcagccaggaggctAAGGTGGATGGTGCAGtctgggctataaagtgagactATCAAAAGAGAAACGGGGATGGGGGAAGGAAGTGGGGATGGAATTATTTGGGGGGAAATAGTTTATTAACTGTTATCACTGGTTCCTGGAGGTAAAGTGTCTTTTACCTCAATAATTGTGTTTTCCCTTCCTTGAGAGTGATAGTGTTTTCTCCAAACAGGGGtctgcctcctgccttctctACTGCATCACATAAGAAGGAacaaactgggcagtggtggcgcacgccttcaatcccagtacttgggaggcagagccaggtggatatctgtgagttcgaggctagcctggtctacagagtaagatccaggacaggcaccaaaactacacagagaaaccctgtcttgaaaaaagaagaaggaaaaggaagaggaggaagaggaggaggaggaggaggagggaagaggaaataagATGGGAACGAACTTGGTATAGTGGGCAACTCCTAAGAGGACTCATCTTTTTATATTCAGGAATAGGAGCTGTGCACAGTGGTTGCCTCAGTGAGGGGGATTCAGCAAAAGGGATGGCCTGGTCAGAAAAACACTTTGGTTTCTGTCTTGCACACCTCTCCCATTCTTCACTTTATTCTGTGAGGGTTGCCACGTGAGAAGTAATGCATGGCAGGGGGCTAGAGAGCATCTGGCCTACAGTCGGAGAGAAATACAAGATCTTGGTCCAGTCAACTGTAAGGAACAGAATTCTGACAAGAAAGCTTGTTCAATGAACTCAGAAGTAGGTTCCCTTTCTCGAGTCTTCCAATGAGCA
The window above is part of the Peromyscus maniculatus bairdii isolate BWxNUB_F1_BW_parent chromosome 13, HU_Pman_BW_mat_3.1, whole genome shotgun sequence genome. Proteins encoded here:
- the Tnp1 gene encoding spermatid nuclear transition protein 1 — translated: MSTTRKLKSHGMRRGKNRVPHKGVKRGGSKRKYRKGSLKSRKRGDDASRTYRSHL